One window of the Colletotrichum destructivum chromosome 6, complete sequence genome contains the following:
- a CDS encoding Putative B-box-type zinc finger, P-loop containing nucleoside triphosphate hydrolase, which yields MIIPNLEIVYPSNIKLAPPGWRPQVNIICIHDLGGSPKSTWHHDESGKTWISDPDFLGGSQDSVRVWTYGYNSEPAPNMTPASIALHADDLLASMMSEYRKCLGGPTIFIAHGLGGTIVKKAAELYTRCPQHFIIKDLTAGIVFLDTVHHATDSEGVLKAVNTTVTTSLTKHSIRPSADDIREFAEAVRKVNKAFVDQTMPGFLILNCVAKRPIKLTDDDGTSFKALVVPKGRGDIDSLNVRTVSVDCDHFELTKLSSPSSRSHVVLVENIEFMMKSISSNKKRIFFPMPPPTQPSTGNPRPPSPGPSRPWRPKPLPRPPNTLGPPQRDGKEESYNLWIRKKETENVKSHFDLLLTKLGTWDQAYLGYDIHPIPGTCSWIQSEPDFQDWVKSSTAADLYVCGGAGCGKTYLAKSVANYLIGDRSRSSPGYDHIVLSFFCNTSATSNKRPPILEYFIKSLLQSSSWFQSLSSDFWLFQDDRSKLDLKSLFEILRQLMARPQLSFGPPKTTEVFLIVDGLQECDASYVQEFLQLVASFIDSPAPRISPPTAPIDPTRPLPRETVRFKFLFTHAPNEIMFLATSRAARINMADADVTKDIATYVDKEAAAIFSVKASAQPLPEIRAWIKSTSGSFFLFAKYSLHDAVATARDGDYDSSITSRPLPCPERLGQYYDHELLPLLQSIDNHNYVLSTLQIVIGAERFVSREEIRDAIACLHDDPHLRSLNIQTVLWQRCSRLIRVDANLEFHVSHPSLRLHFASYISEEQQHANMAFLCLKYLSQPTFGRGCTTPSSELSRQHPFYDYAACMWDDHFHRSNGEGLKLLPLLGRFITSPCYDIWSSYISWHTATNQWVYGSPMYHTLMSTTWIPPVIALTCANTGHLAHELVTSYSVAESGPKFWNHEITYSIQKFVKRLTASHAMTKLFECKSPEPDYSVRDAAGHTPLMRAAMAREGLPDMIRFFLQRTQDVNERSFIHGDTTLLLLCHSLQTDDDDFLAYMMSLLLDSGADPNVSGFQGKTCLLEACERNSLTMASMLLRAGARPDTANIAGITPLFEALMNSSEDMVELLLDYDADQSLEFHWPNQQTPLTAAIAERNFDLFCLLLHRVDDVNQLDGLGFAPIHLLTAPENIGWLARLLERPDLDLELLSDGWEEDCTKPIRRTPLCFAIVHDNFRAAEMLLVAGASPCRHPEATDETPLYMAVKLARTTENTKSSINSNEDNTDNTSNVDIVELLLEYQSPINTLSHKSKKYAKSPLTLAVCLQDQNMVELLLRHGADPTLEEAYGFPGPLDAAIDDDEEVGIRLVRTLLDSPLPPDINYVPANDDGVDHILIETSGKRAELVQLLLDYGADTKCFLSPSSSCNMTPLLGAVKESNIDTCKVLIRHEPGLVNHQSKDGLVYETPLHMAAREGNSEIVRILLEAGARPDLPSHHWHETPLWSACYRGHLEIAQSLYQKAPETLDTPSYDGETPLMVACAAGNLALVGFLLERGADIDARCSMGRSCVCSAVSADDGAAHRIVGLLLRHGLGVDDVISAVGTTVLGEACRVGDVQTVLMLLDKGVDPAKGQKPPGNSTSDNTLWRSALRIAVINGRASIVDILLRHPQLTSFVDSADYYGENALHMGSLIARAAGSEVATMIYAACQRLESETGNDHFQNMLATGNLEGQTPVDIALGRLHERLSGEALANTDETIRQFVTELTETDVRTVVRHKHLMRDLSVLLLHRRGYDRQAVRLLQTLTIDVDIKEEDGHFVEGTTCVLSCDGCDEDEQEAMSFCRSCRTVLCQRCVAENGRDHEMVPVPVMKDRTATDFNSEEIREVFDVLMRDFVIEKNPLFEDEAPVVPFEVDPESEDTTLSLASLHAFGYLEFRRRAWGPYLPLAPAVYERIRPWEAVIEGPRRRFQEWVWETEASPFRLRGELGYFLEAGRRTAYKDLETVLREQVVSDVARMFAHKGRSEDGKRFSTRPGGPRRTKQLGYGDE from the exons ATGATCATCCCGAATCTGGAGATAGTGTACCCTTCAAACATCAAACTCGCACCGCCTGGATGGCGACCCCAAGTGAA CATCATCTGCATCCACGACCTGGGTGGGTCTCCCAAGTCAACATGGCACCACGACGAGTCCGGCAAGACCTGGATATCCGATCCCGATTTCCTCGGCGGCTCCCAGGACTCGGTCCGGGTGTGGACGTACGGCTACAActcggagccggcgccgaacATGACGCCCGCCAGCATCGCCCTCCATGCAGACGACCTTCTGGCATCGATGATGAGCGAGTACAGAAAATGCCTC GGTGGTCCGACCATCTTCATCGCTCATGGGCTCGGGGGAACCATAGTCAAGAAG GCGGCGGAGCTCTACACACGTTGCCCGCAGCATTTCATCATCAAAGACCTCACCGCAGGCATTGTCTTCCTAGACACCGTCCATCATGCGACTGATTCCGAGGGCGTCCTTAAGGCGGTCAACACAACAGTGACGACCAGCCTCACGAAGCACTCCATTAGGCCATCCGCCGATGATATTCGAGAGTTTGCAGAGGCTGTCCGCAAAGTCAACAAGGCCTTCGTCGACCAAACAATGCCCGGCTTCTTGATTCTGAACTGCGTTGCCAAGCGGCCAATAAAGCttaccgacgacgacggcacaTCCTTCAAAGCTCTG GTCGTGCCCAAGGGCCGCGGCGATATCGACTCTCTCAACGTCAGGACCGTATCAGTGGACTGCGACCACTTCGAGCTGACAAAGctctcctcgccgtcgagccggAGCCATGTCGTGCTGGTCGAGAACATCGAGTTCATGATGAAAAGCATCTCGTCGAACAAGAAACGGATCTTCTTCCCCATGCCTCCGCCGACACAGCCGAGCACCGGCAACccgcggccgccatcgcccggTCCTT CGAGACCCTGGAGACCCAAGCCCTTGCCACGGCCCCCAAACACGCTTGGTCCGCCGCAACGAGATGGAAAGGAAGAGTCGTATAACCTGTGGATCAGGAAGAAGGAAACTG AGAACGTCAAGAGTCATTTCGATCTCCTCCTCACCAAACTCGGCACATGGGACCAAGCATATCTCGGCTACGACATCCACCCAATTCCCGGAACATGCTCCTGGATACAGTCAGAGCCCGACTTCCAGGACTGGGTCAAgtccagcaccgccgccgacctgtACGTCTGCGGAGGCGCCGGGTGCGGCAAGACGTATCTGGCAAAGTCCGTCGCCAACTACCTGATAGGGGACCGTTCCCGGTCGTCCCCTGGATACGACCACATCGTGCTATCCTTCTTCTGCAATACGAGCGCGACCAGCAACAAGAGACCCCCTATCCTGGAGTACTTTATCAAGTCACTTTTGCAATCCTCGTCGTGGTTCCAATCCCTGTCGTCCGACTTCTGGCTTTTTCAAGACGACCGCAGCAAGCTCGATCTGAAGTCTCTGTTCGAGATCCTACGCCAGTTGATGGCGAGGCCTCAGCTTAGCTTTGGGCCCCCGAAAACGACAGAGGTCTTTCTGATAGTGGACGGGCTTCAAGAGTGCGATGCATCCTACGTCCAGGAGTTCCTCCAGCTGGTCGCCAGCTTCATCGACAGTCCCGCCCCTCGAATctcaccgccgacggcgcccatcGACCCAACGCGGCCCTTGCCTCGGGAAACAGTCCGCTTCAAGTTCCTCTTCACGCACGCCCCGAACGAGATCATGTTCCTGGCGACTTCCCGGGCGGCCAGGATCAACATGGCCGACGCGGACGTCACGAAAGACATCGCCACGTACGTCGACAaagaggcggcggcaatATTCTCGGTCAAGGCGTCGGCGCAGCCTCTCCCGGAAATCCGCGCCTGGATAAAGAGCACATCCggcagcttcttcctcttcgccaAGTATTCCCTGCACGACGCGGTTGCGACAGCCAGGGACGGCGACTACGACTCCTCCATCACCTCGAGACCTCTGCCGTGCCCCGAACGGCTCGGACAGTACTACGATCACGAACTCCTCCCGTTGCTCCAGAGCATAGACAACCACAACTACGTCCTCTCGACGCTGCAGATCGTCATCGGTGCCGAGAGGTTCGTCAGTCGAGAAGAAATCCGAGACGCCATCGCCTGCCTCCACGACGATCCTCATCTGCGTTCCCTCAACATCCAGACCGTTCTCTGGCAGAGGTGTTCTCGGCTGATACGTGTCGACGCGAATCTCGAGTTCCACGTCTCCCACCCGTCTTTGCGTCTTCACTTCGCCTCCTACATCagcgaagagcagcagcacgcaaaCATGGCTTTCCTGTGTCTAAAGTATCTCTCACAACCCACCTTCGGACGCGGCTGTACGACACCGTCTTCAGAGCTGTCGAGGCAGCATCCGTTCTACGATTATGCGGCTTGCATGTGGGATGACCACTTTCATCGCTCCAACGGAGAAGGCCTGAAGTTGCTGCCCCTGCTCGGTCGTTTCATCACTTCTCCCTGTTACGACATTTGGTCCTCGTATATTTCCTGGCATACTGCCACGAATCAGTGGGTGTATGGATCGCCGATGTACCATACCCTTATGTCAACCACATGGATTCCTCCTGTTATCGCTCTCACATGCGCCAACACCGGCCATCTCGCTCACGAACTCGTCACAAGCTACAGTGTGGCCGAGTCTGGACCAAAGTTCTGGAATCACGAGATAACGTACTCCATCCAAAAGTTTGTGAAGAGGCTAACGGCTTCCCACGCCATGACAAAGCTCTTCGAATGCAAGAGTCCCGAGCCTGACTACTCCGTGcgggacgccgccggccacaCCCCTCTCATGAGGGCAGCGATGGCCCGTGAAGGCCTCCCCGACATGATCAGATTCTTCCTCCAGCGGACGCAGGACGTCAACGAACGAAGTTTCATCCACGGAGACACGACCCTCCTGCTCCTCTGCCATTCCCTCCAaaccgacgacgatgacttCCTCGCCTACATGATGTCCCTGCTCCTCGATTCCGGGGCCGATCCCAACGTGTCTGGATTCCAAGGGAAGACGTGTCTCCTGGAGGCGTGCGAACGAAACTCGCTGACAATGGCGAGTATGCTCCTCCGCGCCGGTGCCAGACCGGATACAGCGAACATCGCCGGCATCACACCCCTCTTCGAAGCCTTGATGAACTCAAGCGAGGACATGGTTGAGTTGCTCCTCGATTATGATGCTGACCAAAGTCTGGAGTTCCATTGGCCAAACCAGCAAACGCCTCTCACGGCCGCCATTGCCGAGCGCAACTTTGACCTCTTCTGCCTCCTTCTGCACAGAGTTGACGACGTCAACCAGCTGGACGGTCTGGGTTTCGCACCCATCCATCTATTGACAGCGCCGGAGAACATTGGTTGGCTGGCTCGTCTCCTGGAACGgcccgacctcgacctcgaactCCTCTCGGACGGGTGGGAGGAAGATTGCACAAAGCCCATACGTCGGACGCCTCTATGTTTTGCGATTGTCCATGACAACTTCAGAGCGGCCGAGATGCTCCTGGTAGCAGGCGCAAGCCCCTGCCGACACCCGGAAGCGACAGACGAAACACCGCTCTATATGGCCGTGAAGTTAGCCAGGACTACGGAGAATACTAAGAG cagcatcaatAGCAATGAAGACAACACCGACAACACCAGCAACGTCGACATAGTCGAGCTGTTGCTGGAATACCAATCGCCCATCAACACGTTGAGCCACAAGTCGAAGAAGTACGCAAAGTCACCGCTGACGTTGGCCGTATGTCTGCAAGACCAGAACAtggtcgagctcctcctgcgACACGGGGCCGATCCCACCTTGGAAGAAGCCTACGGGTTCCCCGGTCCCCTGGACgcggccatcgacgacgacgaggaagtcggCATAAGGTTAGTCAGGACCCTGCTCGACAGCCCCTTGCCCCCAGACATCAACTACGTGCCCgcgaacgacgacggcgtagACCATATCCTTATCGAAACGAGCGGGAAGAGAGCGGAACTCGTTcagctgctgctcgactACGGCGCAGACACGAAGTGCTTCCTGTCCCCGTCTTCGAGCTGCAACATGACGccgctcctcggcgccgtgaAGGAGAGCAACATCGACACCTGCAAGGTCCTCATACGACACGAGCCAGGCCTGGTCAACCACCAATCCAAGGACGGACTCGTCTACGAGACACCGCTTCACATGGCCGCCAGGGAGGGAAACTCAGAGATAGTCCGCATACTCCTCGAGGCGGGCGCCCGGCCGGACCTTCCATCGCACCACTGGCACGAGACACCGCTCTGGTCGGCGTGCTACAGGGGCCATCTCGAGATTGCGCAATCCCTGTACCAAAAGGCGCCAGAGACACTCGACACCCCCTCCTACGACGGCGAGACGCCCCTCATGgtcgcctgcgccgccggaAACCTGGCTCTGGTCGGCTTTCTTCTCGAACGGggcgccgacatcgacgcgAGGTGCTCGATGGGCAGGTCGTGCGTCTGCAGTGCCGTCTcggctgacgacggcgccgcgcaCCGCATCGTGGGCCTGCTCCTCCGGCacgggctcggcgtcgacgacgtcatCAGCGCCGTCGGCACCACCGTTCTCGGCGAGGCCTGCAGGGTCGGCGACGTGCAGACGGTCCTGATGCTGCTCGACAAGGGCGTCGATCCGGCCAAAGGGCAGAAGCCGCCCGGGAACAGCACCTCCGACAACACGCTATGGAGGTCTGCGCTGCGGATCGCGGTGATCAACGGCCGCGCCAGTATCGTAGATATCTTGCTCCGGCACCCTCAGCTCACGTCATTCGTCGACAGCGCCGACTACTACGGGGAGAACGCCCTGCACATGGGCTCCCTGATCGCACGCGCCGCCGGGTCCGAAGTCGCGACTATGATTTACGCGGCTTGCCAGAGGCTCGAGTCCGAGACGGGGAACGACCACTTCCAGAACATGCTGGCCACCGGGAACCTGGAGGGGCAGACGCCCGTGGACATTGCCCTGGGACGTCTGCACGAGAGGCTGAGCGGCGAGGCGTTGGCGAACACCGACGAGACTATCCGCCAGTTCGTCACGGAGCTGACAGAGACCGATGTGAGAACCGTTGTGCGACACAAGCATCTCATGAGGGATCTTTCGGTCCTCCTCTTGCATCGACGAGGATACGACAGGCAGGCGGTGCGTCTGCTGCAGACCCTGACGATCGACGTGGATATCAAAGAAGAGGACGGCCACTTCGTTGAGGGAACGACGTGCGTGCTGTCTTGCGACGGctgcgacgaggatgagcaAGAAGCCATGTCATTCTGCCGGTCATGCCGCACTGTTCTGTGCCAGAGATGCGTCGCCGAGAATGGCCGGGACCATGAGATGGTCCCAGTCCCCGTGATGAAAGAtcggacggcgacggactTCAACTCCGAGGAGATTCGGGAAGTTTTCGATGTACTGATGAGGGACTTTGTGATCGAGAAGAACCCCTTGTTCGAGGATGAAGCCCCGGTGGTTCCCTTTGAGGTTGACCCCGAGTCTGAGGACACGACGCTCTCGCTGGCTTCACTCCACGCCTTCGGGTACCTCGAGTTCCGACGTCGGGCCTGGGGCCCCTATCTCCCGCTGGCGCCGGCTGTATACGAACGGATCCGACCATGGGAGGCTGTCATCGAAGGCCCCAGGAGGAGGTTCCAGGAATGGGTTTGGGAGACCGAGGCGTCTCCGTTCAGGCTGCGTGGCGAGCTGGGGTATTTCCTGGAGGccgggaggaggacggcgtaCAAGGACTTGGAGACCGTGCTGAGGGAGCAGGTTGTCAGTGATGTTGCAAGGATGTTTGCCCACAAAGGGCGTTCAGAAGACGGCAAGCGGTTTTCAACCCGGCCAGGAGGTCCGAGACGGACGAAGCAGCTTGGTTATGGCGATGAGTAG
- a CDS encoding Putative cytidine and deoxycytidylate deaminase domain, cytidine deaminase translates to MAPTTPPDPNILRRCVELAKEALDAGDDPFGSVLVGAHGTVLREDRNRVNTGEDGDGRRDATLHPEFTLARWAQLNLSAADRAASSVYTSGEHCPMCAAAHAWVGLGPIVYVSSSEQLASWFKELGAGAGTKVSPLPINAVAPNISVQGPIPGLDEEVKALHKRNIERRS, encoded by the coding sequence ATGGCTCCAACCACCCCTCCAGACCCCAACATCCTCCGTCGCTGtgtcgagctcgccaaggAAGCCCTTGACGCTGGCGACGACCCCTTCGgctccgtcctcgtcggcgcccacGGCACCGTTCTACGGGAAGACCGCAACCGCGTCAAcacgggcgaggacggcgatggaAGGCGCGACGCCACCCTCCACCCGGAGTTCACCCTCGCCCGCTGGGCGCAGCTCAACCTGAGCGCCGCGgaccgcgccgcctcctcggtCTACACGTCGGGCGAGCACTGCCCCATGTGCGCCGCGGCGCACGCCTGGGTTGGTCTGGGACCGATCGTCTACGTCTCCTCGAGCGAGCAGTTGGCGTCGTGGttcaaggagctcggcgccggagcGGGGACTAAGGTCAGCCCGCTTCCTATCAATGCGGTTGCGCCGAACATTTCGGTTCAAGGGCCGATCCCTGGGTTGGAtgaggaggtcaaggcccTGCACAAGCGAAACATCGAGCGGCGGTCGTGA
- a CDS encoding Putative major facilitator superfamily, MFS transporter superfamily — protein sequence MAEMQFDKETKPAESPPPRSLEHASDLDLDRPVYGDEAPVECPPHTTESKLITKIDFRVIPFLCIMYLLAFLDRVNIANANVFGLSQELGLDGTLYNNALVVFFVPYILLEIPSNILLKKFKPHVWLSINMFGFGLVTMLQGFVQNYAGLCTTRFFLGVFETGMFPGAFYLIGMWYRRHEAQRRYSFFFNSTTLAGAFGGLLAAAIGKMAGTGGYAGWRWIFILEGLLTVVVSVFFFFCLPDFPEDVKWLTAEEKVFVAARLRADQGNSAAERSITARDVRRIFKDYKVILGGFMYFGLIVPAYGYAYFAPGIFQSYGYSSIKTQLHSVPPWVVAFVFSMTVAFVSDKTRHRFGFTILAICVAITGFAILISVHDNTPLQTFGLYAVASGCYTAMPIIVCWFNMNLGGHHRRSIGSAWQVGFGNIGGIIAVFAFLKKDAPKYIPGYSISIAFVILSGLSCTAYALACWSANKKRDRTAGESVLTQEEKTELGDMSPDYRYLL from the exons ATGGCCGAGATGCAGTTCGACAAGGAGACCAAGCCGGccgagtcgccgccgccgcgctccCTCGAGCACGCGagcgacctcgacctcgaccgcccGGTCTACGGCGACGAAGCGCCCGTCGAGTGCCCGCCTCATACGACCGAGTCTAAGCTCATCACGAAGATCGACTTCCGAGTGATTCCGTTCCTGTGCATCATGTACCTGCTGGCCTTCCTCG ACCGAGtcaacatcgccaacgcAAACGTCTTCGGCCTCTCCCAggagctgggcctcgacggcaCCCTCTATAAcaacgccctcgtcgtcttcttcgtgCCCTACATCCTGCTCGAGATCCCGTCCAACATCCTGCTCAAGAAGTTCAAGCCACACGTCTGGCTCAGCATCAACAtgttcggcttcggcctcgtcaccATGCTGCAGGGCTTCGTGCAGAACTACGCCGGCCTGTGCACCAcgcgcttcttcctcggcgtctttGAGACGGGCATGTTCCCGGGAG CCTTCTACCTCATCGGTATGTGGTACCGCCGTCACGAGGCCCAGCGCCGAtattccttcttcttcaacagcaccaccctcgccggcgcgTTCGGCGGTCTCTTGGCTGCCGCCATCGGGAAGAtggccggcaccggcggctACGCGGGCTGGAGGTGGATTTTCATCCTCGAAGGCCTGTTGACCGTCGTCGTgagcgtcttcttcttcttctgcctgcCCGACTTCCCCGAGGACGTCAAGTGGctcacggccgaggagaaaGTCTTCGTCGCGGCCCGCCTGCGCGCGGACCAGGGCaactcggccgccgagcgcAGCATCACGGCGCGCGACGTCCGGCGCATCTTCAAGGACTACAAggtcatcctcggcggcttcaTGTACTTCGGCCTCATCGTGCCGGCCTACGGCTACGCCTACTTCGCCCCGGGCATCTTCCAGTCCTACGGCTACAGCAGCATCAAGACCCAGCTGCACAGCGTGCCGCCTTGggtcgtcgccttcgtcttctccatgaccgtcgccttcgtctcGGACAAGACGCGCCACCGCTTCGGCTTcaccatcctcgccatctgcgtcgccatcaccggcTTCGCCATCCTCATCTCCGTCCACGACAACACCCCGCTGCAGACCTTTGGTCTCtacgccgtcgcctcgggcTGCTACACGGCCATGCCCATCATCG TATGCTGGTTCAACATGAACCTCGGtggccaccaccgccgctcCATCGGAAGTGCCTGGCAGGTCGGCTTCGGCAACATCGGtggcatcatcgccgtcttTGCCTTCCTGAAGAAGGATGCCCCCAAGTACATCCCGGGATacagcatcagcatcgccttcgtcatcctcagCGGCCTGTCTTGTACGGCCTACGCCCTCGCCTGCTGGTCCGCGAACAAGAAGCGGGACAGGACGGCCGGCGAGTCGGTGTTGACGCAGGAAGAAAAGACGGAGCTGGGCGACATGTCCCCGGACTACAGGTATCTTCTGTAG